Within the Bacillus sp. FSL K6-3431 genome, the region GTGACGGGTTATACACAAAAGGGTGAGTGGGTGGATTACGTGGGAGTGCATAACGGACGGACAATCGTGTTCGACGCCAAAGAGACATCTAATCGGACGAGCTTCCCACTCGATAATGTTTCTGACCATCAGTACGAATTACTTAAATCATGGTACGAAAAAGGTGCGCATTCATTTCTAATCGTTTCGTTTAAGAAGTTGAATGAAATATACCTTTTGTCATTCAATTTGCTAGAAGCATATTGGGAAGGCGCTAAAGAGGGTGGTAGAAAATCAATACCTTACGATGAATTTGTTACGGAGTGCGATTTAGTTAAGTCGGAAAAAGGGTACGTGCTGCATTATCTAAAAGTAATTTAAAAAACTCAAAAGGAAGTGAGGATATGGTCACACGCTGGTCGGTCGAACGTAAAGCAAGAACTAGCGAAGGCGACATACTCCAAGTCATAGAAATTTATGCTCCCGGAGAGAACAAGGAAGCTGTGAAACAAGAAAATAAGCAGTGGTCATATCGTAGGGAATTGATTTTGATTGGTAGGCAGTAGACAGAAAAAGCGTTATAGGGAGGGTGATGGAAATGGTTTATAAATGTGATTTGTGCGGAAATGAGTCTTTGTTTTATAACGGTGTTAGCGTAGAAGCAAAAAGGGTTTTTAATCAAAAAAACGGGAAAGAATACATTCGGGAAAAGTCGAATCTGATTGATAATTACTTCCAGTCTATCCATTGTTACAAGTGTGGAAAAACAGTCAGTGAACACTGCGATTGAGTCACAGTACGATAAAAAGGCGAAATAGATAAGACAAGAACAATTTATATGTATCTGTGGAGTTATGAAACCCACTCCACAAAGCTTGGTATTCTAAGCAGCCCTTTGCTAGTATAATTACGAAATTTTACAGATGCCTTCAAGTCGGGATTTAAGTAGAAAAACTTATCATTTTCGTTAATAACTAAATCAGAGTAAACATTATATAATTCTTTTCTGTTATTAGGCGGCATGAATTCTAATAGTCCAGCATAAGTCCCGTTTTCATAGTTTAAGAGTAATCCGAATTTATCTTTACGCAAACCAGAAATATAAACATTCTCATATTTGTAGTTAATAACTTTTAACCAATCTTTAGAGCGTTTATTGACTTGATAACCTGAATCGGCTCTTTTAAGTACAACGCCTTCAAGGTCTAGTTGCTTAACGGAGTCGAAATAAGCCATACCATTGCCGTTAGTCCAGTTAACTTTGGTGAGTAAATTGGTATCGACTGGGATTACATTACTAAGAATTTCTTTTCTTTCTAGTAAAGGCTTATAAGACAAATTTTCGTTAGCGTAGTAAACGATATCGAATACACCATAGGTTATCTGGTGAAGAGACTTCTTCGATTTAAATCGTTGCATTACAGCTTCAAAATCGGGTTTGCCTTGATCATCTGAAACGACAATCTCGCCATCTAAGACTGTTCCGTCTGGCAATGGTAAATCTATTAACTCAGGGAACATTGAAGTGATTTCGTTATTATGCCGGGTATATAGCCTTACTTTGTTATTAAACTTAGTCCAGATACATCTAAAACCATCAAGTTTTAACTCAGTGATCCATGAATCATCATCAAAAGGCTGATCTACTTGATGCAGCAACATTGGGGAAATAAACATAATAAACACCTCTAAGTAATTTTAACACGTAGAAACGAGACACAATACAGTTTTGCCTTTGGTAAGTTATTGAAAAAAAGAAAGTAGGCAGAGGG harbors:
- a CDS encoding Holliday junction resolvase RecU — its product is MSKAYSRSHANRGAGLERLVDMVNTQYRNKGVADIRKVPTPVQIMKHHGRTVTGYTQKGEWVDYVGVHNGRTIVFDAKETSNRTSFPLDNVSDHQYELLKSWYEKGAHSFLIVSFKKLNEIYLLSFNLLEAYWEGAKEGGRKSIPYDEFVTECDLVKSEKGYVLHYLKVI
- a CDS encoding ATP-dependent DNA ligase, which produces MFISPMLLHQVDQPFDDDSWITELKLDGFRCIWTKFNNKVRLYTRHNNEITSMFPELIDLPLPDGTVLDGEIVVSDDQGKPDFEAVMQRFKSKKSLHQITYGVFDIVYYANENLSYKPLLERKEILSNVIPVDTNLLTKVNWTNGNGMAYFDSVKQLDLEGVVLKRADSGYQVNKRSKDWLKVINYKYENVYISGLRKDKFGLLLNYENGTYAGLLEFMPPNNRKELYNVYSDLVINENDKFFYLNPDLKASVKFRNYTSKGLLRIPSFVEWVS